In Tursiops truncatus isolate mTurTru1 chromosome 19, mTurTru1.mat.Y, whole genome shotgun sequence, a genomic segment contains:
- the CIC gene encoding protein capicua homolog isoform X9 produces the protein MYSAHRPLVPASGAASRGLGMFVWTNVEPRSVAVFPWHSLVPFLAPSQPDPSVQPSEAQQPASHLVASNQSKEPAESAAVAHEQPPGGTGNADPGRPPGATCPESPGPGPPHTLGVVEPGKGPLPTTEEEAPGPPGEPRLDSETESDHDDAFLSIMSPEIQLPLPPGKRRTQSLSALPKERDSSSEKDGRSPNKREKDHIRRPMNAFMIFSKRHRALVHQRHPNQDNRTVSKILGEWWYALGPKEKQKYHDLAFQVKEAHFKAHPDWKWCNKDRKKSSSEAKPTSLGLAGGHKEPRERSMSETGTAAAPGVSSELLSVTAQTLLSSDTKAPGSSSCGAERLHTVGGPGSARPRAFSHSGVHSLDGGEVDSQALQELTQMVSGPASYSGPKPSTQYGAPGPFAAPGEGGTLAASGRPPLLPTRASRSQRAASEDMTSDEERMVICEEEGDDDVIADDGFSTTDIDLKCKERVTDSESGDSSGEDPEGSKGFGRKVFSPVIRSSFTHCRPSLDPEPPGPPDPPAGFGKGYGPTPSSSSSPASSSASAATSFPLGSGTFKAQESGQGSTTGPLRPPPPGTGGPATPKATRFLPTDPATFRRKRPESVGGLEPPGPSVIAAPPSGGGSVLQTLVLPSNKEEREGSGARMPSAPAPSLAYGAPAAPLSRPAATMVTNVVRPVSSTPVPIASKPFPTSGRAEASPNDTAGARTETVAGSRAPGGSPLGVSLVYSDKKSGAATSTASHLVAGPLLGTVGKAPATVTNLLVGAPGYGAPAPPAVQFIAQGGPGSGTAAGSGAGAGSGPNGPMPLGILQPGPLGKAGGITQVQYILPTLPQQLQVAPAPAPAPGTKAAAPSGPAPTTSIRFTLPPGTSTNGKVLAATAPTPGIPILQSVPSAPPPKAQSVSPVQAPPPGGSAQLLPGKVLVPLATPSMSVRGGGAGQPLPLVSPPFSVPVQNGAQPPSKIIQLTPVPVSTPSGLVPPLSPATLPGPASQPQKVLLPSSTRITYVQSAGGHALPLGTSPASSQAGTVTSYGPTSSVALGFTSLGPSGPAFVQPLLSGQAPLLAPGQVGVSPVPSPQLPPTCAAPSGPVITAFYPGSPVPTSSAPLAQPSQAPPGLVYTVATNTTPPAATILPKGPPAPATATPAPTSPFPSATAGSMTYSLVAPKAQRPTPKAPQKVKAAIASIPVGSFEAGAPGRPGPASRQPLEPGPAREPPASESELEGRPTTPAPPLPPETWAPPARSSPPPPPPAEERTSAKGPETMASKFPSSSSDWRVPGLGLESRGEPPTPPSPAPAPAPAPGSSGSSSEGSSGRAAGDTPERKEAASVGKKVKVRPPPLKKTFDSVDNRVLSEVDFEERFAELPEFRPEEVLPSPTLQSLATSPRAILGSYRKKRKNSTDLDSAPEDPTSPKRKMRRRSSCSSEPNTPKSAKCEGDIFTFDRTGTEAEDVLGELEYEKVPYSSLRRTLDQRRALVMQLFQDHGFFPSAQATAAFQARYADIFPSKVCLQLKIREVRQKIMQAATPTEQPPGAEAPLPGPPPTVTAAAPVPTPSPAGGPDPTSPGSDSGTAPAAPPLPPPPEPGPGQPGWEGPPQPSPPPSGPSTAATGR, from the exons ATGTACTCAGCCCACAGGCCCCTGGTGCCCGCGTCCGGCGCGGCCTCCCGTGGCCTCGGCATGTTCG TGTGGACGAACGTGGAACCTCGCTCTGTGGCCGTGTTCCCCTGGCATTCCTTAGTCCCCTTCCTGGCCCCCAGCCAGCCTGACCCCTCCGTGCAGCCAAGTGAGGCCCAGCAACCTGCTAGCCACCTAGTGGCCTCCAACCAGAGCAAAG AGCCTGCTGAGTCGGCAGCTGTTGCTCACGAGCAGCCACCAGGCGGGACGGGGAATGCTGACCCCGGGCGGCCCCCTGGAGCTACATGCCCTGAGAGCCCAGGGCCCGGACCCCCCCACACTTTGGGGGTGGTGGAACCTGGAAAGGGCCCCCTTCCCACGACGGAGGAGGAGGCCCCTGGTCCTCCAGGAGAGCCCCGGCTGGACAGTGAGACAGAGAGTGACCACGACGATGC CTTCCTCTCCATCATGTCTCCTGAGATCCAGTTGCCTCTGCCGCCTGGGAAACGCCGGACGCAGTCCCTCAGCGCCCTGCCCAAGGAACGAGACTCATCTTCAGAGAAGGATGGACGCAGCCCCAACAAG AGGGAGAAGGACCATATCCGGCGGCCCATGAATGCCTTCATGATCTTCAGCAAGCGGCACCGGGCCCTGGTCCACCAGCGTCACCCCAACCAGGACAACCGGACCGTCAGTAAGATCCTGGGCGAGTGGTGGTATGCTCTGGGGCCCAAGGAGAAGCAGAAGTACCACGACCTGGCCTTCCAG GTGAAAGAGGCCCACTTTAAGGCCCACCCAGACTGGAAGTGGTGCAACAAGGACCGGAAGAAGTCCAGCTCAGAGGCCAAGCCTACAAGCCTGGGGCTGGCAGGGGGGCACAAGGAGCCAAGGGAGCGGAGCATGTCGGAGACAGGCACCGCCGCTGCCCCTGGAG TGTCCTCGGAGCTCCTGTCCGTCACAGCCCAGACGCTCTTGAGCTCGGACACCAAGGCTCCGGGGAGCAGCTCCTGTGGGGCAGAACGTCTGCACACAGTCGGCGGACCTGGCTCAGCCCGGCCCCGAGCCTTCTCCCACAGCGGGGTCCACAGCCTGGATGGCGGGGAAGTAGACAGCCAGGCACTACAGGAACTGACTCAG ATGGTGTCTGGTCCTGCATCCTACTCTGGCCCAAAGCCTTCCACCCAGTATGGGGCTCCAGGCCCCTTTGCGGCCCCCGGTGAGGGAGGCACTCTGGCAGCCAGTGGGCGGCCCCCACTGCTGCCCACCCGGGCCTCCCGTTCCCAGCGTGCAGCCAGTGAGGACATGACCAGTGACGAGGAACGCATGGTCATCTGTGAGGAGGAAGGGGATGATGATGTCATTG CTGACGATGGCTTCAGCACCACTGACATTGACCTCAAGTGCAAGGAGCGGGTGACCGACAGCGAGAGCGGAGACAGCTCTGGGGAGGACCCAGAGGGCAGCAAG GGATTTGGTCGGAAGGTGTTCTCGCCTGTGATCCGTTCCTCCTTTACTCACTGCCGTCCATCGCTGGACCCTGAGCCCCCAGGGCCCCCAGATCCACCTGCCGGCTTCGGCAAAGGCTACGGGCCCACCCCATCCTCCTCATCCTCGCCTGCCTCCTCCTCGGCCTCAGCAGCCACCTCCTTCCCGCTGGGCTCAGGGACCTTCAAGGCCCAGGAGTCAGGTCAGGGCAGCACAACAGGTCCCCTACGGCCCCCACCCCCTGGAACTGGGGGCCCAGCAACGCCTAAGGCCACCCGGTTTCTCCCCACGGATCCTGCCACCTTCCGGCGCAAGAGACCTGAAAGCGTGGGGGGCCTGGAGCCACCAGGCCCCTCAGTCATTGCGGCACCTCCCAGCGGGGGAGGAAGTGTTCTGCAGACACTGGTCCTGCCCTCAAACAAGGAGGAACGGGAGGGCAGCGGAGCTCGCATGCCCTCGGCCCCAGCCCCGTCGCTGGCCTATGGGGCCCCAGCAGCCCCCCTGTCCCGCCCGGCCGCCACCATGGTCACCAATGTGGTGCGGCCTGTCAGCAGCACTCCTGTGCCCATCGCCTCTAAGCCTTTCCCCACTTCTGGCCGGGCAGAAGCGTCTCCAAATGACACGGCCGGTGCCAGGACTGAGACAGTCGCTGGGTCCCGGGCGCCTGGGGGCTCCCCACTGGGCGTCAGCTTAGTGTATTCAGACAAGAAGTCGGGAGCAGCCACGTCAACAGCCTCACATCTGGTGGCTGGACCCCTACTGGGCACTGTAGGGAAGGCGCCTGCCACTGTCACCAACCTGCTGGTGGGCGCCCCGGGCTATGGGGCCCCAGCGCCCCCAGCTGTCCAGTTCATTGCCCAGGGGGGCCCTGGCAGCGGGACGGCTGCGGGCTCAGGAGCAGGTGCTGGGAGTGGGCCCAATGGGCCAATGCCCCTGGGCATCCTGCAGCCAGGTCCCCTGGGCAAGGCTGGGGGAATCACCCAGGTGCAGTATATTCTGCCCACGCTGCCCCAGCAACTTCAAGTGGCGCCTGCCCCAGCACCAGCCCCTGGGACCAAGGCAGCGGCTCCCAGCGGCCCTGCACCCACCACCAGCATCCGTTTCACCCTCCCACCGGGCACCTCCACCAACGGCAAAGTCCTGGCTGCCACCGCACCCACTCCTGGCATCCCCATCCTGCAGTCCGTaccctccgccccgcccccgaaag CCCAGTCAGTTTCTCCTgtgcaggccccgcccccgggtGGCTCAGCCCAGCTGCTACCTGGGAAGGTACTAGTGCCCTTGGCCACCCCTAGCATGTCAGTGCGGGGAGGAGGGGCCGGCCAGCCGCTGCCCCTGGTGAGCCCACCCTTCTCAGTACCTGTGCAGAACGGTGCTCAGCCACCCAGCAAG ATCATCCAGCTAACTCCGGTGCCTGTGAGCACACCCAGCGGCCTGGTGCCGCCCCTCAGCCCGGCCACGCTCCCCGGACCCGCCTCTCAGCCTCAGAAGGTTCTGCTGCCCTCCTCCACCAG GATCACCTACGTGCAGTCAGCAGGCGGGCATGCGCTGCCCCTGGGTACCAGTCCTGCCTCCAGTCAGGCCGGAACAGTCACCTCGTACGGACCCACGAGCTCAGTAGCCCTAGGCTTCACCTCGCTGGGGCCCAGCGGCCCCGCCTTCGTGCAGCCCCTGCTTTCAG GCCAAGCCCCATTGCTGGCTCCTGGCCAGGTGGGCGTGTCACCCgtgcccagcccccagctgccTCCCACCTGCGCAGCCCCCAGTGGTCCCGTCATCACAGCGTTTTACCCTGGCAGCCCCGTACCCACCTCCTCAGCACCCCTGGCCCAGCCATCCCAGGCTCCCCCAGGCCTGGTCTACACCGTGGCCACCAACACCACCCCACCTGCTGCCACCATCCTGCCCAAGGGCCCACCGGCCCCCGCCACTGCCACCCCGGCCCCTACCAGCCCTTTTCCTAGTGCCACAG CAGGCTCCATGACCTACAGTTTAGTGGCCCCCAAGGCCCAGCGGCCCACCCCCAAGGCCCCCCAGAAAGTGAAGGCGGCCATCGCCAGCATTCCTGTGGGCTCCTTTGAGGCAGGTGCCCCTGGGCGGCCAGGCCCTGCGTCCCGGCAGCCGTTGGAGCCCGGCCCAGCTCGTGAGCCCCCTGCATCTGAGTCAGAGCTTGAGGGGCGGCCAACAACACCAGCCCCTCCGCTGCCCCCAGAGACCTGGGCTCCCCCGGCCCGGAGCAGTCCCCCGCCGCCCCCACCTGCTGAGGAGCGGACCAGTGCCAAGGGCCCTGAGACCATG GCCAGCAAATTCCCCAGCTCATCTTCAGACTGGCGTGTCCCCGGGCTGGGCCTGGAGAGCCGAGGGGagcctcccacccctcccagcccGGCCCcggctccagccccagcccctggtagcagcggcagcagcagtgAGGGCAGCAGTGGGAGGGCAGCTGGGGACACCCCCGAGCGCAAGGAGGCGGCTAGTGTCGGCAAGAAGGTCAAGGTGCGGCCCCCGCCCCTGAAGAAGACCTTTGACTCTGTGGACAA CAGGGTCCTGTCGGAGGTGGACTTCGAAGAGCGCTTTGCTGAGCTGCCCGAGTTTCGGCCTGAGGAGGTGTTGCCCTCGCCCACCCTGCAGTCTCTGGCCACCTCACCCCGGGCCATCCTGGGCTCCTACCGCAAGAAGAGGAAGAACTCCACTG ACCTGGACTCAGCCCCCGAGGACCCCACCTCGCCCAAGCGTAAGATGAGGAGACGCTCCAGTTGCAGCTCGGAGCCCAACACCCCCAAGAGTGCCAAGTGCGAGGGGGACATCTTCACTTTTGACCGTACAG GTACAGAAGCTGAGGATGTGCTCGGGGAGCTGGAATACGAGAAGGTGCCCTACTCGTCGCTGCGGCGCACCCTGGACCAGCGCCGGGCCCTCGTCATGCAGCTCTTCCAGGACCATGGCTTCTTCCCATCAG CCCAGGCCACGGCAGCCTTCCAGGCCCGCTATGCAGACATCTTCCCCTCTAAGGTCTGTCTGCAGCTGAAGATCCGTGAGGTGCGCCAGAAGATCATGCAGGCGGCCACTCCCACGGAGCAGCCCCCGGGAGCCGAGGCCCCCCTCCCTGGACCGCCCCCCACTGTCACTGCTGCTGCCCctgtccccactcccagccctgctgGGGGCCCTGACCCCACCTCACCTGGCTCGGACTCTGGCACGGCCCCGGCTGCCCCGCCATTGCCTCCGCCCCCAGAGCCGGGGCCCGGACAGCCTGGCTGGGAAGGGCCCCCCCAACCCTCACCACCCCCCTCTGGTCCCTCCACAGCTGCCACAGGCAGGTGA